One Setaria viridis chromosome 5, Setaria_viridis_v4.0, whole genome shotgun sequence genomic region harbors:
- the LOC117857469 gene encoding uncharacterized protein isoform X2 has protein sequence MEGSGGGGDAAEGAGAGFEWDADSQLYYHSSTGFYHDPVAGWYYSSRDGQYYIYENGNYVQLTTDLGNEPTANYPHDEANQDVLESSYWQPAIPDGENETLGPPSEWMEETLINLYLSGYSNREVNAESSLGNTHTIEEDRTETAVNKPSSLTSDGASASLNDATSQHVEVETETKNSTAVDESLGEDEEKWLAQYGQVERVNDDLPLLPITDIWDWYVVQDNVSNVKPVVRLVGCLSRGSSKLHPSLPAHGGRLRTASVSEVHLDLVRVSTGKLYRLRNPSRKYLASLSAYDSSNPTKDWGFPDIYANPDINLNKQSTAQCESEVADESSVREGVSADNDKEQKTNTYRDRAAERRNLHRGLGIGPGQKQCNIISFDEYEESIDDINSMGTASVDMNFRSSGLQSAKRIMENMGWKEGEALGKSRKGIVEPIQPIINKHGAGLGWNQTR, from the exons ATggaggggagcggcggtggcggcgacgcggcggaggGCGCAGGAGCCGGCTTCGAGTGGGACGCCGACTCGCAGCTCTACTACCATTCCAG TACTGGTTTTTACCATGACCCTGTTGCTGGATGGTACTACAGCAGCAGAGATGGCCAATACTACATCTACGAGAATGGAAATTACGTGCAATTGACGACAGATCTG GGCAATGAACCCACAGCAAATTATCCACATGATGAGGCCAACCAAGATGTCTTGGAAAGCTCTT ATTGGCAACCTGCTATACCTGATGGCGAGAATGAAACATTAGGACCGCCATCAGAATG GATGGAGGAAACACTGATAAATCTTTATCTGTCAGGCTACTCAAATAGAGAAGTCAATGCTGAAAGTTCACTAGGAAACACACATACAATTG AGGAAGATAGAACTGAGACAGCTGTAAACAAACCAAGTAGCTTGACCTCAGACGGTGCATCAGCTTCTCTGAATGATGCTACATCACAACATGTTGAAGTTGAAACGGAAACTAAGAATTCCACTGCTGTGGACGAATCTTTAGGGGAAG ATGAAGAGAAATGGCTCGCTCAGTATGGTCAGGTAGAGAGAGTAAATGATGATCTACCATTGCTGCCAATCACTGATATATGGGATTGGTATGTGGTCCAAGATAATGTTAGCAATGTTAAGCCTGTGGTTAGGCTTGTGGGATGCTTATCTAGGGGTTCTAGTAAGCTTCATCCTTCTCTGCCTGCTCATGGTGGCCGTCTAAGGACTGCTTCTGTGAGTGAAGTTCATCTTGACCTTGTGCGTGTTTCAACAG GGAAGCTGTACAGGCTAAGGAACCCTAGCAGGAAATACTTGGCCTCTTTGTCCGCATATGACTCCTCTAACCCGACAAAAGATTGGGGGTTTCCTGACATATATGCAAATCCTGATATTAATTTGAATAAGCAGTCAACTGCACAGTGCGAATCTGAAGTTGCTGATGAGTCTTCTGTCCGGGAAGGTGTATCAGCTGATAATGACAAG GAACAGAAGACAAACACTTACAGGGACAGAGCTGCTGAGCGAAGGAACCTACATCGTGGCTTAGGGATAGGGCCTGGACAGAAGCAATGTAACATCATCAGTTTTGATGAATATGAGGAATCAATTGATGACATTAATTCGATGGGAACTGCATCAGTAGATATGAATTTCCGTTCCAGTGGTTTGCAGTCTGCTAAGAGAATAATGGAGAACATGGGCTGGAAGGAG
- the LOC117857469 gene encoding uncharacterized protein isoform X1, whose amino-acid sequence MEGSGGGGDAAEGAGAGFEWDADSQLYYHSSTGFYHDPVAGWYYSSRDGQYYIYENGNYVQLTTDLGNEPTANYPHDEANQDVLESSSDWQPAIPDGENETLGPPSEWMEETLINLYLSGYSNREVNAESSLGNTHTIEEDRTETAVNKPSSLTSDGASASLNDATSQHVEVETETKNSTAVDESLGEDEEKWLAQYGQVERVNDDLPLLPITDIWDWYVVQDNVSNVKPVVRLVGCLSRGSSKLHPSLPAHGGRLRTASVSEVHLDLVRVSTGKLYRLRNPSRKYLASLSAYDSSNPTKDWGFPDIYANPDINLNKQSTAQCESEVADESSVREGVSADNDKEQKTNTYRDRAAERRNLHRGLGIGPGQKQCNIISFDEYEESIDDINSMGTASVDMNFRSSGLQSAKRIMENMGWKEGEALGKSRKGIVEPIQPIINKHGAGLGWNQTR is encoded by the exons ATggaggggagcggcggtggcggcgacgcggcggaggGCGCAGGAGCCGGCTTCGAGTGGGACGCCGACTCGCAGCTCTACTACCATTCCAG TACTGGTTTTTACCATGACCCTGTTGCTGGATGGTACTACAGCAGCAGAGATGGCCAATACTACATCTACGAGAATGGAAATTACGTGCAATTGACGACAGATCTG GGCAATGAACCCACAGCAAATTATCCACATGATGAGGCCAACCAAGATGTCTTGGAAAGCTCTT CAGATTGGCAACCTGCTATACCTGATGGCGAGAATGAAACATTAGGACCGCCATCAGAATG GATGGAGGAAACACTGATAAATCTTTATCTGTCAGGCTACTCAAATAGAGAAGTCAATGCTGAAAGTTCACTAGGAAACACACATACAATTG AGGAAGATAGAACTGAGACAGCTGTAAACAAACCAAGTAGCTTGACCTCAGACGGTGCATCAGCTTCTCTGAATGATGCTACATCACAACATGTTGAAGTTGAAACGGAAACTAAGAATTCCACTGCTGTGGACGAATCTTTAGGGGAAG ATGAAGAGAAATGGCTCGCTCAGTATGGTCAGGTAGAGAGAGTAAATGATGATCTACCATTGCTGCCAATCACTGATATATGGGATTGGTATGTGGTCCAAGATAATGTTAGCAATGTTAAGCCTGTGGTTAGGCTTGTGGGATGCTTATCTAGGGGTTCTAGTAAGCTTCATCCTTCTCTGCCTGCTCATGGTGGCCGTCTAAGGACTGCTTCTGTGAGTGAAGTTCATCTTGACCTTGTGCGTGTTTCAACAG GGAAGCTGTACAGGCTAAGGAACCCTAGCAGGAAATACTTGGCCTCTTTGTCCGCATATGACTCCTCTAACCCGACAAAAGATTGGGGGTTTCCTGACATATATGCAAATCCTGATATTAATTTGAATAAGCAGTCAACTGCACAGTGCGAATCTGAAGTTGCTGATGAGTCTTCTGTCCGGGAAGGTGTATCAGCTGATAATGACAAG GAACAGAAGACAAACACTTACAGGGACAGAGCTGCTGAGCGAAGGAACCTACATCGTGGCTTAGGGATAGGGCCTGGACAGAAGCAATGTAACATCATCAGTTTTGATGAATATGAGGAATCAATTGATGACATTAATTCGATGGGAACTGCATCAGTAGATATGAATTTCCGTTCCAGTGGTTTGCAGTCTGCTAAGAGAATAATGGAGAACATGGGCTGGAAGGAG